AGATAGCTGATCTAGCCCGTGAGTGAGGAACAACGTTGAAAATAGCAGGTTATGGCGAACAGAGCTTCTCCCCACTATGCTTTTTACTTTTTGTCGTGTTGGTCGCTTATCAGGGTAATAGAGACAGCTAAATGGCTTAACAGGCTACAATATTTATTTAGAAGTGCTAAACAGACTCTATATGTTCGGTCTTCAACTTACTTATCAATTATGTTACGTGTTCACTTGAATTTCTACTAGAATAATGGTTGCTCTAACCTATAAATTACATATATTTTCTCAAAATGTTAAATAGCTTAGCCGACACTATTAGTTTGAGCAAGCCACCATTAAATGGGATCGAGCTGTAGCTCGAGTGGTAAACGCTGCAGGTGGTGCAGCGGCCGGTTGTGGGTTCGAGCTCTGCTCGACTCACGATGCTCATTGGGGGTTTTCCTCATTTTTAACAGGTGCAGCCTCTCTCGCGTGGAGCTACAAAGGGATAGCGGCGTGTCCATCGTCTACGGAGCCTTGGATGGTTTCGATGATCTTCTCAAAGACGCGATCTTGGAATCTAGGTGTAATTGTAGGATCTGTTTATGTATATGAGGTGTGTGAGTGTGTATTGTGTTGATGTGTGTCTGTTTATGAACAGATACTACAGTTATACCTAGATGAGAGGCGAAAAAAAAAACCACCATTAAATATCATAGCCCACTACTATCAACAGTCGTAATGAAGCAAGGAGATTTTTACCTTGATATGGTGGGGCCCACATCTAGGAGAGAGAAAgtattttttattttgttataCGGTGCAGTGGGTCTCACATAAATTGCTATACACTCAGGGACTTGCTAAACTAACTAGCACCTACTCCGTATTGCACATGTCCCGTGCTACCTAAGGTCAGGCTCAGCGAGAGTTTAGTTTCTTTGTATTTAACAGTCTGTTAAACATATGTATTTTTTATGACATAACAATGTCTTAATAAAAGAAGAGAATAAATGAATTTTACGAGGATAAAACTCTCTTGACACAATTGTTGACTCTCTATGGGTCTTAAAATTAAATATTTATAAAACTCTAGAATTAAATTTTGCATTAAGATGGGTGTTTCAActaagttttattttattttatacggCAGGATAGCGTTGGAAACAGCAAAATGAATCTCTTCCGTGACACTGACATGAGGTGCAATGCACTTTGCAGTCTTGTGCAAAGCCTGAAAACTCCAGCGGTCAGACACAGTAATTGGGCCCACATACAGGCCTCTTCCAAGGAGGCAAGGCTAAATATGTAATTTCATGGTTAACTCACAACGAAGGCAACGACGAGGCTTGGAATTAATCCCCACCCGTTTTCCTTCCAAAAACACGATTGTATTTTCCCACCCCACAAAAGCTTGTTCGATCGATTTCTTCTTCAACTACTACCCGCCGCGGGAACCAAGGAAGGAGACGAAGCAAAGGCTTGTCACAGGTAACGCCCCTTCCAGAACCATCCACTCCTCTCATCCTCCTTGGAGTCTGACCTCTCCCGACCTGTGAGATCCGATCGAATTGGTACTCTCGGTTTATAATTCGTCTCCTCGTGTGAATTCGCGTGCTGATTCCTGCCGCCGTCAATTATTACGTCCTAGGGTTTCCGTTAGCGGCTTCTGTGGCGGGGCGCCATGAACAGCAGCAAGCAGGCGCTGATTTACAGCTTCGTGGCCAAGGGCTCCGTCATGCTGGCGGAGCACACGGCCTTCTCCGGCAACTTCAGCACCGTCGCCGTCCAGTGCCTCCAGAAGCTTCCCCCCAACAGCACCAGATCCACCTACTCCTGTGATGGCCACACCTTCAACTTCCTCGTCGATCGCGGCTTCGGTACCGTGTTTTTTCGCCCTCTTCGGTCCCCTCCTTTCCTTGCGCCCTCTGCGGTGCGGCGTTGAACCGTGAGTTGACTGGCACCATTGTACACATGATGTTTGATGTAGTGTTCCTGGCGGTCGCCGATGAGGCGGCCGGGAGGAGCGTCCCGTTCGTCTTCCTAGAGAGGGTTAGGGAAGACTTCATGCAGCGGTATGGGTCCAGTATCGATGAGGAGGGGCAGCACCCACTCGCTGATAATGCCGATGAGGACGACTTTCTGTTTGAGGACCGGTTCAGCATTGCCTACAACCTTGACCGTGAATTTGGGTATGAAATCATTGTCCAGATGTTCGATTTAGATTAGATGTACCTATATGGCTGTATTGTGTGCCATGAAAGAGGAGGGTATGTGGCCGGTCCTTATGTTTTGTTGGTGTAGCCCAAGGTTGAAGGATCATATGCAGTATTGTGTTAATCATCCGGAGGAAATTAACAAGCTCTCCAAGGTGAAAGCCCACTTATCGGATGTCAAAGGGATCATGATGGACAACATTGAGAAGGTATGCCCTCAGCTTAATGTTTGCTATCCAGAGAGGTATCATGTCACATGCATTTCACTTTTTACAAGCAAATGGCAAAAAGGAGTATTGCACAAACAAGGCTCTTAACTCTACTGTTCTGTATGCTCATAATTTCATTGTTCTATTTGAATGACATATTTAGCGATGACATCATACTATTTTGAGCATAATTTATCCCTGTTGTATTTGAGCAACCAGTTGGTAGAGACAATATATTTTTGAAGTTTTTCAGTAGTATGGCCATCACATATACCTGCATTTTGGTAGAGACTATGTTTTTATAAAGTCTCTGTGGGATAGATTACTTTCTTTGCTCGAACACGCAagagagctgtgtatcattaaattaagaagaaaaaagggtAAGAGCAATTACAAACACACACCACACACCCAGGTTTCTAAACAGCCATATGTGCCTTTTACATTGAAAAAACACGTGACCACGACCTAAGCTCCACTGTTGTTCGGCTGAAGCATAAAGAGATAAGAAATTCCTCGTGCTCCAGCCAAACCCTCACTAGCGAGCAGAAGAGCTCTAGCCAGGATCGGAGATGCCCCATCAAACACACCTAGTGCGGTGCAGCCATAAGGTCCAGGCTTCTAGAGTATAATAAGAGAATAGACACCCTTCTGAAATTGATTGTTAACACCATAGAGAAATTGTAAACACACACCTGTGGGATAGATTACTGTGTGCTAAATCTGACCTGCCCTTACATGAAAGTACTTAAGAGTTAGGAAGAAGTTCATGAACATTGGTGTTGGTGTTGTACTGGTGTCACTAGGTACAGTTTGAATAACCAATGGAACATCTAGTGCTGTTAGTACTCATTAGGTTATAGGTATAATTTGAACAAATAATGGTTTCCTTCTATTTTAGACCAAGACATACCATTGTCGGTCCAGTCCATTGTTGTATCTAGAAATTGTTTTTAAAGGTTGTGCACTTTTTATCCCAAGTCTTCTACCTGCAGTATAGCTCAACAATCTATGTTTAGGGTCCATTGTAATTAGCACTCAACAGGAGAATCACTGCAATCAACAGTGATGACTTCTTATCTTTAAACTTAATCGAGAGTTCTACCTCTTATGCTTCTGCCATATTAATTAGTTTCTAACTATGCTGGACTTTTGGTCAGATATTGGATCGTGGTGAGAAGATTGAGCTTTTGGTGGGTAAGACAGAGACCCTACAGTCACAGGTATTTATTCAGGGTTCTATGTCTGTATGATGATGTATGCGAAATGCTGTTATAAGAATCAGCAACGTTTACTGAGAATTTTTTTCTTTAAATTGTTGCAGTCTGACAGCTTCCACAGGCATGGCAGAGAGTTGAGGAGAAAGATGTGGCTTCAGAACCTGAGGTTTAAGCTGATGGTGGGTGGCGGCATTGCGGCTCTGATTCTCATCCTTTGGCTGATGGTCTGCAGGGGATTCAAATGTTTGAGCACATGAAGTTGCTCGCCTTTTCTTTTCAGGCGTTTGATGTGTTCACCGTGTCATGTGCACAGAATTGCCACCAAATTGTGTTCGCCGGTATCGCAATCATGTAGTGGACTTCAACCCCGCGGTCTTTCCCATGTTCCATATGATAATGGTAGGAAGCTGGAGTACGCGTGAGAACTGTGTGGAGGAGATATGACATCACGACTTAAATATCTGTACATTCCAAAATGCAAACTCTTATTATTTGGGTACCGTCTGTACTGGTGCCAACGATAATTGTAAATGCAGAACGCTCTTTGGTGTGTGTGCGTGCGCGCTCGCGCATCTGCCAAACACCTGGAGTGCCGGACCATATGTCCATTTTTTTTGGCCTTCTTCGACGATGTCTATTACTACCGACTTGTTCAGATTGATCCTATACTCTTTCAAATTGCTGCCTATACTTTGATCGACTACAATTCTGAGAGGGTAATTgagcaagttttttttttctcctacCAATGTACAGTCAGAAATTCTAAAGCCCAAATAATCAAAGAACAACAACGGAAGAAACTACGGTCCTATCGGATGGGTCTCGTGAAACTATGGGTATGATTGTTTGGCAGAGGCTAGCGGGATGCAAGTTTCTACTAATTGGTTGCATATACTGTATTCTAGATTCTGCTCGCGGGATTGAAAAGAGGGCTTTAAGCAAATTTTGAACGTTGAGGAGCTAGAGTCGCTAGATGTAGGCGTATCCAGCTAATGATGTTATTAGTGTGTGATTAGTATGTATCAAGTGATATAATGCATTTTAAAGAAGCCTAAGACACATATTCCtcataataataaagaggcaaaattttcgGTCATTTTTTTTTGTCCATCTATTTTTTTCGTCCGTCTCTCTCTAACTATTATATAAGTCTGGATGGAAAAACTTGTCATTGTCTAGTAGTTAGAGGGAGACGGACGAAGAAAATGAATGGACGAAAAAAATGACCAAAAATTTTGCCACTTTATTGTTAGGAGGAATAGAAATAAATAATAATCCGTGCACACACGAGTTAGAATAGCTCTTGTCGAGCGCGATATGGAGTCTGATTCCAAGTGATGTTAGATACGGAGTTTGATCACAATACGTATTGGTCAACGTTAACAATATTCGTCCGTTAGTTTTTTATTTCCGACTTTTTAAtcccaaaagaaaagaagagttgCTTCGTTGATCTCTCTCTATTATtttcttctgttttttttttcgatCTGATCTTTTGTTTTTCCGTGTTCGTTTcagtctttttcttttcttttctttcctttcttccgtTTTCTTTTACCTTTCTTTCGTTTTCTTTTTTCTCCTCCGTTCCGATTGTTTTTTCTGtctctttttcttgttttgccGTCGTTCTTTCTTTCTCTAGACTAGCAAACTGCAAACATGCACGCATATTATAATAAGACTATAAGACTATAATTTGTTGTATTACCAACGCATAAGCATAGCTGCACTACGAGGAGCCGAACGTGGGCACAATGGCCACAACAGCAAGCGTGCTTGCGTCACTGACTATGCGGAGGCAACTTGGGCCGGTCACGTGGTAGACACCATGGCACACTGTGCGACAGTACGGTGGGGAGGGACGACACTCATGCGGGCGcgggtatggtggtggttgagcggACGCTAGGGCGGCTCACGCAAAGGATATTGGCCCGTTCGTTTGACTGAGAGTACTGTTGATTAATTTgctgcgagagaaaaatattatttattggttgaaaaagtatgacttataaaTCTAGCGAACAGGACGTACGATGgatatatagatataaatatagattAGATGTGTAGGCAGTAGCGTTCCGTTAGTCATCACCGAATATGCACATGTATGGGGGCATCGTGCCACCCAACTACGCTGTCATGCAGTGCAAGCTGAGGTCTGCATGGTGGCTGTCACGCCGTCGGCCTAAATTGTCTGGCCGTGGCCGGTGACGCCGGTCGCGCGTCATGTTGTGGCCGATGTGCCCGCTTGTGGCTTCGCTGCGCAGTTGTGCTCGTGTGGCCAGAGCGAAATAAATTGTAGTCCCGGTATAACGCACGAGCATGTCTGATTGACCACACCGTCCAACGAGTCCCAAGAGTTCCGATTGTGCACTACATTCCGTGTCCTTCTCTAAAACACAAAGCCATCGGTGGATTTCGTTGGAAAAATAAACAAGATTTACTGATTGGTCCAcaataactataaatttattattgTACCAAATAATTAGAAATACAGCCAACAATAGTATCTAAGAAATCACGACAAAATAAATGAACTAGGTTAGAATATTGGCTCAAAGAGTTTTCATGTCCttaaaattatgaaattgatTGTCGTGGTGtttctgccatcaccaacatctcTATTGCAACGCACGGGGAACTTTGCTAGTAATAAGATAAAACAAGAACATTAAGAGTATATTtgtacaaaataaaaaaaaacatgatCATAACCTCATGTTATTTTTATCTTTGAAAGTGCATCTAACCATATATAATGCAGCCTCCATCCGACAACTAAACACAATCGTGTACAAAGTCACCATCCAAGATTCACTTGTGCATCTAAACGGACTTGTTCAAATTGATGCCTATAAACTGGATCCAGTAAAATAAAATTCTGAAAAGACAATTGGGCGGGTAAGGAACCTGAAAGAACCAAAGAACACCACCGAACGTGTTCTTTTCAGAACATAAAACAAAAAGGAGCTCAATCTTTCGACACCTCTCACGGTCGTCAGTCTTGTCAGGAGGAAGGGCAACGTCCGAAAGGCAAAAATGCAAAGCACTGACAGGTAACAACAACCTTGTAGTTTTGCTGTTTCAGACGCTTTTATTTACAAGAAAAACCACAGATTCATGACATCAAAACGGGTGTTTTGGTCTGGTGGTATGATTCTcgcttcaggagaggtagtgagtTTGATTCTCACAACACTCCATGTTTTTAAAACTTTGTATTTCCATTTTTATCACTACTCTAGGGTAGCCCATGAACTTTTTCACATACATTTTTTATTTAAATCACCATTTTTATCCTCCATTTTTTAATATTTTTGTTTTTACATTTTTAGCACCACTTTAGGGCATGTACAATGGGTCCTTTCAGTCCGTCTCTTCGTTGCCGTTTTTGTAAAAAAACACCCTGTCCAAGCCTGGAGACGGAGGCTACGTCATCTTGTGAGGCGATGGGGAAGGCCCGTGCTCCGAGGCTGCGAAGACGGCTCCAGCAGCGTTGTAGGGCCTATCGCCCTGACTCAACGGTGTGCGGAGCCCACGCGCTCTCGCACGCATGATTGTGGTCTGCGCGCGCGGGAAGAATCTGCCGCGGCAAAAGCCCGAGCGTGTGGTGAGTGACGACAGCGGTGATTTGGAGCAAGAGCAGCAGGTGGTGACGAGGAACAGGAAGGTTGTGCTGGGTGGGTACATCGAGCGCGTGCCCAGGCCTAGGGAGGACGACATGgagctgttagattgatctccaccagttggcccaacggccaattgggtccttgatccgtgccctgatcAGGGGCACCCATCCGTTCTCCTGGTTGATGGGCTCCTGTCGCGCAAcgctataaagaggaaggtgAGGACAGGGGCACAGGACACGAGGTTGATCCCAGCCGCCAGCCTAACTGAGGttcctaaccctagtccgatctagaGGGAGCGCTGTAaccgacgggaagctccaccggCCTTCACCGCTGTCACTGGACCACGCCACCACTACGATGCTACCTCTACTCCGACACTAGAGGCGTGTCGCGCCGCGCCATGGCGAGGTACATCATCTAGTTTCCGATCTAAGTTAAGTTTTACCCGCTAGATCTGCACCTAGTTGTTCCAGTAAATCCCATCAATGGTATCGAGAGCCAGGTttctagtgtgtagatctagatTGGGGTAGAAAAGTGAAGAAATTAGAAGGAGATGAAATATTTCAAgtttcccaaaccctaaccctagatcataGAACAAAGAGGAGGAAGGGACCTACCTAGGTTCTTTCCCCACCGTCACCGCCGTCGGCCGTCACCTCGACGCCGCGCGGGAAGTCACCTCGAGCCACCGTGGGCACGAGGAGAAATAGtctaacctaaccctaaccctagaaggggaAAGGACAGAAAGGGGAGGAACTCACCAGGGTTACTCCACCGCTGTCAGCCTCGCCGACACGTAGGAAGGAAGCGCCGCGCGCGCGAGCTTCGGCTAGGGCACCGTCACAGGACCGCTAGATGACGGTGCGCTCACCCACTAGGGAGCGCGCGCTCTGGTGAGGGGGCCCACGGTGGCGCCGCACTCCTCCTCCGGCTACCTTGCGCGGCCGTCGTTACCGTCGTCTTCGGACGTCGTCCGtgagagagaaaagaaaaggggGGAGAAAGTGAAGTTAGGGTTTTGGGGAGCTCCACGGGCTCAGGGGTAAAGGGCGTCGCCACAAGGCCGCTCGACGGTGACGCGCTCACCCTCGGGCCAGCGCGCGCGCTGGCGAGGGGCCCCGCAACGGTGTCGGCACCTCTTCCTTCGGCCGCGACAGGCGGCCACCGCAGTCGTCGCTCTCCGTCTCGGCACTGAGGAGAGgataggagagggagggagaatgACGAATGGACCAAGGGTTTCCACGGGCGCGGTCGCGGTGTGTTCGGGCGAGAAGCGCGGGTGACCGTCCGATTCAGATCGACGGCTGAGAACGCTTGGGTCATTAGCTGGGCCTGCAGGAGAGCGCGCACAGAGCAGAATTTCGGCATAGGCCCAGGATGCGGCCTGGGACATGGGAGGGCACAGCGCGCCTTTGGGCCTTGGGCCGATTTTGTGCAGCGAGGATGCGGAGCGCAAACGCGCGGGAGGGCGCAGCGCGTCTATGGGCCTTAGGCCGATTTTTTTGCCGTGAGGACGCAGAGCGCAAATGCAAAATGGGTCGCGGGCCACTCGTTTGCTGATGGGCcgaatgtgatgaaaattttgaatttagtTTTATTATTTCAGAAGCAATTTTTGATGAATTTTTAGTCAATTTTGAAGGTTTTCATTTCTATtcaattttgaaccaatgtgataAATTGTTCAGAAAGTAGATGAGTACAATGAAATGCTtatgaaaagtagataaattatatttttatgtttctactgcaaagtttaatgttgattatcttctaattaaattcaaaccaacggaagaatttaatttgaagagtagttgTATTTAgcaaattatgattatgtttatcctctaattaaattggaaccaacgaaaAAATTTAAATTAGATGAGGAGTCCGATTTGTTTATGTTAAAtaatggtattgttattttctgaccaacgttgataataacaatattataatgagtttaaggttgaagtttaaatctctgataaattttacaccaacatggtcaaattttcagagagtagacaaagaccaagaaatgctcctaaaCTAAAAGAATATATTTTATCATCAAGTtttcgctgcaatgatgttgattatcttctaattaaattcaaaccaatggaagaatttaattttgaagagtagttatatgtatttcaagttaatttatgagttttatgcattaattctactttcTGCCCAACGAAAGCATCttgtaagttttattttttaattgagaTCATTCGGCTGTATGTCAACGGGCTGCAATGTTATGGTATGTGAATAAAAAGGCTTAAATCAAGCCAGTTCAGAAtagttttttgttagtttactaattttctgattaaattgggaCCAATGGGAAGATTTATTTgaaaaatgaagtataagtgaatgttttaatCATCATGACTAAATTTTGTGTTACGGtaatttgtatatagatttattCCGCATCAGGAGaggtttggcatagtacttatgctagtcaattctgcatggcgggagaagttttgtgatgactcatatgtttttatatctcgcatagcgagagaagtttgggtagctctgatgctatcctagtattaacGATGGCATAATAGAAATGCAtcatcatggtcaatactaaccaaaagataagtaaagatgcaagcgtgacttgcaaaagtattgctaatgaaagacctcatTGAATTCTTGAAGTaaaataaggaaagtgtacttctaaacggatcaagaaataactttatttatatgacataatcatgtgaataaagtaagttataagtgtctcctcgttcacaggTTTTCTGAATAGTTCTAGAAATTGTGGCAGTAAAGTTtatgccatattttgagggggagaatattaagatcaattaagaaaaatactcttcattaagggtgagataaagatcaattaagaaagatactcttcattaagagtgagataaagattaattaagataaaTGTAATcattggaggagtacaacggtcacaacaatgatatccctaagcagagaaatagttaaattcctggaccttttaaagttccgacaggaagatagcgtagtcagcctcaaagatgttaaggt
This DNA window, taken from Miscanthus floridulus cultivar M001 chromosome 13, ASM1932011v1, whole genome shotgun sequence, encodes the following:
- the LOC136500580 gene encoding vesicle-associated membrane protein 727-like, which translates into the protein MNSSKQALIYSFVAKGSVMLAEHTAFSGNFSTVAVQCLQKLPPNSTRSTYSCDGHTFNFLVDRGFVFLAVADEAAGRSVPFVFLERVREDFMQRYGSSIDEEGQHPLADNADEDDFLFEDRFSIAYNLDREFGPRLKDHMQYCVNHPEEINKLSKVKAHLSDVKGIMMDNIEKILDRGEKIELLVGKTETLQSQSDSFHRHGRELRRKMWLQNLRFKLMVGGGIAALILILWLMVCRGFKCLST